The region CCGGATAGTAATGGAAAAGTCGTTTTTCGTAACGACGCGACGCTGGTCTTTTCCGCATCGCGTGACGCGGCCAATAACAAAGCGTAAACCACCTGTTCTTCCCCGTAGTCATCATGGACTCGGTGTCCAGGCGCACGCAGCGCCTACAACATGGCAAACGTCAGCTTCTCAAACTTTTCCTGCCCTTAATCTCTCCATCTTTTTATTCCCGAGACCTATTTCTTGCTCGAGTTGTTATTTTGAGAACGGCGAATGTTTATGAGAATCGTTCGATTTGCGAAATCGTGAGAAGCTTCTATCGAACGATACGAGACTTAATATACTCGGACTtgagaatattttcaattttcgatTTTTGCACTTTGTAAATAATTCAGACTACGATTAAAACGCTGTATTTCTTACTCTTAGGAAGGGAGAACCGCGTTGCATTACTGTGCCGCTTGCAAAGATCCCGAAGCAATTTGGGATGTTCTCATAGAAAACGACTGTGACGCGAGCATCATCGACAAAAAGGGTAATCCCGCTTCGTACTATTTGGAACATAGTTCGGAGATCGAGCTACCGGAAGCGGAGAACATGTCTCGTCGCAAGACCAACTCTGGCAAGGAACGTGAGTCATTTACAATTACCTATAGTTGTTTTAGATTTTACATCTTTCACGATGATTAGACGACATATCTCGGATTCTTCGGCTTTCGATCGGGTGTCTCGACCGGTGTTTCTATCGGTACGTGCAGAAGCCTGCAGTCAAGGTCCCGAAGAAATAAAAGTAGTCGCCAACTTTTATATCAATTGGAACAACTCGATCTTGTCAAACGTATGATGCGAATGGCCCGTTATGATTACGATTATGTTATAAATGTTGCAATCTTGTTGGAAATCGATAAAGAACAACTGGAAGAACAGACGAGGGGATGCATCGTGCACTTGACTCGTTCCCTACTTTCGCACAGTTACACAGTTCCATAGTCTATATGGAATATTCTCGATAATGACCCGGAAGAATCGATAGAACTTAAGTCTGTACGGCAAGGAAAACCGCTTCGATCGATAGGATGACACGCTCTGGTCGATTGACCAACGAATTATTTAAGAACCCTCAAAAACTACGATTGGCGGAAATCCTATtgacgttataacgatgtaaagATAGCTTGTTGTAGCCCTTCTCGATTGCACGACGAGATTATTCGATAATGGAAAGAATAGGTCGATCCATAAGAATATTCCGATCAATGTTTACGAGTAGGATGAAAATTGTAGCTATAGTAAGATAAAAATGACATATTTCTTTTGAGAATCGGCAAACGAGTCTGTTTCCTGAAAAACTCGTACAACGTTCTTCCACTAGCCGTGTATATACGAAGCCGCGTACTAAACTGTTCGAAGAAAATGTGAATAATACATAGTCGAACAAAGTCGAAGGTGAATAGGCGCGGTAAATCAACGATTACGTTCAATTTTATTGGAATAAATTTACAAACGGCTGGAACTTGCTTCAAAGTATCGCGAAACACTGAATTTTCGAAATCCGAACGTCACGCTAAATATAATTGGAATCGTCGTATTTGCCTACTACTTAGCCATTTCGCGCGATAACTTATCGTTAGCGTTGGCATGCAATACGTACAATGGCATCTCTGTCAACATCGATCGATCTATTTACCAAGAAAGCAAAGGATACGtaaaatatacgtatgtataggTAGATGCAAACGTGCGAGCGAGTGACAGGGTCCGTGCACTCGATTGGCTTTTCAAAAATTTATCAATCCGCCGAAACATGCAATCTACGTCAAAGTAAAACGCTATTCTCGAAAGGAGGAGACATTCGAcggatatattattataattttaatgaaatccAAATACACCTGTATCTCACGTTTTCCATTCAAGAGTTTTACAAGAGTATGTGCATATGTTTAGTCATATGTTTACTGTAAACTTGCAAATCGAtccatatttattattatttgtatatatttcaCCTAACAAAGATCACGATTATCAATTTATTGCGTCAGCTGATCGAGTGTTTACGGCACAAGTGACAGACAAACGCGATTATCGAACGTACGACGTAATTCTTCGTCGAAAGCATGCGCAACATATCTCGTTTAATTTCCTCTGCGTCACTGTCTTGTTAAAGTTATGTAAAAATCGATGATTCGTTGATAGTATCGAACGTGTGTCGTAAGAATGCGTGTTTAATTGGGACTCGTTGTAGGGACTCGTctaaatgatatttattaaaaaaccgctatattttcaaaataacgccaagagaaatttcattctctcaattttttataaaaaaaaaatgtagctAACATTGTTGACAGAAAATCGATATCTGTCGGTAAGAGGATTCCCCCGAATATCTAAAACATTTATCACATTTCCTCGACACGCGATGTATAGTTGGAAATCTTGTCGCTTGTAAATCCTTAATGAAGCAGTTATATCTTGGAGAGAAAAGGTCGCGTCATTACAATTTTTACACATGTACGTTTTTCGTAAGCTTCTTGCCATGTATACAGGCACACGCGCCTATACTATTTAATATATTGCTTTAACGATTGCTTTAACGAATACATACCGAACCATAGTTCTCACTTACACTTACGTCATTTTTCCATCAAACTTGTCAAacaatttctctctctctctctctctctctctctctctctagctCTGGACTTTAAACCTTCCAATATAAGAATATGGATCCACAATCGAGATATAGGGAAACTACAACGGGTTCTGTGGGAAGGTCATGGGAACAAATTACGTACGGAGACGAGCAACAATCTGCGCGTGAAAAGATTCTTAGAAGCCGTACCATTCATAATGGTTCGTATTGACGTTCAAATCCTTTAACGCGTGTAATAAGattgtaatatatgtatatatatatatatatatatatatgtcggagatggaaaaacaccggaacctctccttggattctcgggaataccgtaatgtcgtaatttagattaaacaaatgtcgctccgattgttcgaggtttatgatagtgagcttgggctcgaggcgacaaccagtcgccgaacgtagccgcggtcaagggatgaacgttttatctaacaaaggcacagagtaactctatacctctcctttaaagaaatagccgtagcgacacgtggcagtaaatatttcaaaggtttctgttccgtggctcgccacacgcagatcctatccttcgggtaagatgatctccagatgtcaatatacctccgcagtatgtttagctaacttgaggacccgcaataaatcttaagatttagtcaagcaaagttcttcatttagacaaacagtccttgttgcaactacgggacgataggagaagcctatcttccacgaacgatgcccccgtcaacaacctcccctcaagggcggccagcatctctttcaaaacgccgatatggagatcgaccaattagcaacagcgctaatttccctcacctttggaacgaaagctttctttgacgaatccgaggatctcatgtccttagacccacccattatagttttcctcgacggcatcgtcgagacggagagcgactatccggtacgatctcgacgacgattcaagtaactctcggatacgtagtgatggccccatgcattaacattgagtacaacttagacgctaaagaagagtagagttcgtcatcccgttgaccgtggattcgttattgagcctaagatcattgtcattagcttctcgagtatcaaattatcgcgattacttgtccaattccaacatggtcatgtttgcactagtaaatatctcctctattgcatagtgatcacgtctagtgtcaatagggattcgtttacgcccttaaccctaactctaatcgtaacgccaacccgacatatatatatatatatatataactttaatacaattgtaaaaaattattttatagagTACAACGAAAGATATTCACGCAGCTACGGTGAATAACGATTTAGAGGGGCTGAGGGGCACAGTCGAGGCCTCGTCACCCATCGTTCTTTGCGCCAAAGATGGCAACGGCTTGAACGCCTTGCACAAGGTATAATACACTTTCTAATTGtactctttttcttctttctttatcgCAAAGTTTGACAATCGACAGGCTGCTGGTTTGGGTCACACGGAAATCGCGAGGGAAATTCTTGGAAAATTCCCTTTCGTTGTAGAGGCGCAGGATAACGATGGCAAGACGCCGTTACATTATGCGGCTGCGGCAAAAGACGATGGAACGTTGTATAATTTGATAACGGAATATGGAGCCGATGAAAGCAAATTAGATCACGTGAGTGACTGGAATAAACTTTGGAATAATTCATAAATAAACGATTGTTCCAGATGGTGTAGAAAATGAAACTCAGAGATTCGAGAAATTAACGAAAATgatatttctttctctattgcctCGAGATAAAAGATTTACTCTTGAAATTTGTTAATCAGAAACAAAAGGCGCCGGCGTTTTACAAAAATCGGCCATCGGATATCGACCAATCGCTGTTAACCGTGATACCGGAAGCGCCTCGAGTTGCCGGATCTTCGTATCCCAAACACTGGGACTGGAGGATCCTAGAAGCGGAGCAAGCTATATCCAAAGGAATGAAAAAAGCCAGCAGCGCGGATATCGATAGCTCATTCGGTAGCGCGGAATCGACAACGAAAAGCTTGAGTAGATCTATGGAACAAGTAATCGCTCACGAccatatttttattacaattagactgcgaatttttatgcatttatgggaaatttaatttttatgtttttatatGTGGCAAAATGTGGCACAGAACGCACGTAAAGCTTCCGCCTAGGTCCCATTTGCCTCGTCTTCCATTTGTTTAATCGTATTTACGAAATTTTCACGTACTTGCGTAAATGTCTGCAGTCTGATTCTAATAAATTGTTAAATTCTAAAACACTTTAGAATCGAGGCAATTCTTTCGAAACGACGTCGTACTTTTTTTAAGTAAAAATCTCcgtaacacgattctttttattaGCGACAAAAATCGAAAAACAATCTTCTAGAGTTTTTATCTCGAGACTCGAAGAATCAgataaattaatcattttatgAAACAGATAAAAAATGTCGAGGAGGATCGCGAGAAGGAGCAACAGGGAAACGCAGAAGACACAGAAAATCGTGAAGGTGCAGAGGATACAGAGAACATTAAAAATGCAGAAGACGCAGAAGATGCAGAAGACGCAGAAGGCGCAGAAGGCGCAGAAGATGCAGAAGATGCAGAAGATGCGGCTAATAGAGAAAGCGCTGAACCTGCTGAAAATACGGGAGATACGGAAAATACGGAAAATACGGAAAATAGAGAGGAAGAGGAGAACGCGGAACATGCTGAAGAATCCAAAGAACCAGAAACCACAGAAAATAAGGAAGAACACGAGGGAGTAAATGTCGAGGACACTGAAGAGAGGTCCTCGGACGATGACGTGGTAACAGGTACGGCGGTCCCAGAAACTGAGGAAAATTCCAATGCGGAAAACGAAGATGCGGAAGAGTCGAAGCCAAAGGGAATAGAAGGTGAGgaagagaggaaagaagaagaagagaaagaggaagaggaggaggaaggaGCCCCGAAaatggaagaagaaagaaacgagcCGAGTACAGGCGACTCTGGTGTTGATGATCCAGGGAACGACGAAGACCAGGTACAGTCATCCTAACTCTTAAACGAATCGAATTTTCAGGAATTCCCTAGCACAAAAGTATAAACTTGTGGTTTACGATAAGACTTGTATCGTTGAGCGAGAGATATAAAAAGCTATAAAATAAGTAGCAATGTTATAACGTGATCTTAGCATCGGTAgaaatagagaaatataaatatacggtGGAAAGGCAGAAGACGTCGGTAGATCCTATGATAGATTTCGATTATTCTTTCGTGTATAGTTAGATAGCTTGCAAGTATAGCGAGCGATTTACGGTTGCGGTTGCAAGTGACAGGATGTAATTAGGCTATCATGTATATCGAAAGAAAGTAAAGAACGATCGATattataacagtatatattCTCTTTGTCACGCACAAATATAtgccaataaataaataactaagCAAGGAACTTCTGTTATGACTTTTGCGCACTACAGTCCCACACAAACGCATGGAAATGTATATTttgtttttcattaattttagtCGAGATGCTAAAGATACTGCAACTACCGCATTGCATGCCACGttcttttcaataattttgatgtttcgTCGTTTCTCGAAATCCTATCAAAGTATGACGATATGGCAAATATGGAAGAATCAAGTCATCATTTTATAGAAACAACAAGTAATAACAAATACAAATTCTCAGTATGAAAATCCTcttgatttctttttttttctcttctcttttcttctcttctcttctcttcttttcttttcttttcttttttacttttattactTATAGTTACTTTCCCATTTCTCACGAATCTGAAACAACAAATATACGCGTTAACGCTATATAAATATCAAACATTCGATTCGTCGAAAACTAATCCATAACCAATCGTCAATACCTAAAGCTACCCTCTAAATTGGCTATCTCGTTGGCAGTTAATCAGTGAAAAACCCAGCCGGAACAGATACCGTTCTATTCGTCCTACTCTACCATCCAATCACCAAAATCAGCCAACACTATACACACCTGTGAATAGACAAAGAAACGACTTATTCGATGGTCGATCGTGTTTCGCGCAAACAGCGTACGAGCAAAGGTCGTGATGGAGAACGATCGATTTACCGCATCTAGATTGCCAGCTACGATTAATATTGTCGCGTATCGATCGGCACGAGTCGTTGGTGCGCATGGTTTTGCACCTGGAAATGATTAGCAGGTAATCGTCGGCGAACACGAGGAGCTTCCGGAAGCAGAAGTAAACGAGGGCAGCATGACGGCGGACCCGGAAATCGAGAAGCTGCTGGAGACCGGCAATATGGAGCAATTGGCCGCGTTAGTGTTAAGTGGCGAAGGCAGAAGACTGGTCGGCCGACATTCGGGCAATCCTGAGCTGCAGGCATTCATCGATCGTGTCCCTTCTTACATGGTATTGCGTACAAAGGCACTCGTCTTTTCCCTCGTGTCGCGTCTCTCGACGCAAACAGAGGTTTGCGAGAAGAGTTTCGTCGAAAACGTAAATTATTATGACAAATTGGTCTTGTTTGGTTTGCCTGTCGACTCGTTAATCGGTAACGCGTCGTCGACGCGTCGTAACGAGTCTAATTTAGAGCTTCTCGCGGCGACGCGGCGGGACGATAGCTACAATAGTGGCACGAGTGACAAATGTTGGCGAAACATTGAAAAAATATAGCGATAAAGCAAAATGTTAAAAAGATACAAgtagaaaaaggaagaacgcAGTCGTTTCTCGGGCTATTAGCCATGTTTCGTTACTGACGACTTTTTGTCCATTCGTTCGTTTCGCCTAAAATAATCGAGTTGTATCGATCCGCGTGATTCGATCGATTGATTCACACCTTTCATATACGTATCTTGATGATACTCGATGACTTAAACGTTTCGGATTCTTTCGCGTCTTCCTTCCACCATCTCGTTACCACCGCTCGAAAGCCGCTCGGACTTTCTACCAATCTATCCTTGTCCTTCTAgtattatacatacgtatatgcgAAAGCGTATATCGTATTACCTAATACGTTGAAAATGTAAAATTCGGGCGGTGAACAgcgacctttttttttttttattattttaacataACGCTCAATGTTTTGTTAATGTTGCGCCAACCCCCGTGCACCTTGTGCGCTAATTATATAGTTGCTCGTATCGAATAATCGTTAACTTAGTCGTTGAAAGGCTTTTAACGATCGTTCGTTTCAGGGGAAAATTCATGCTGTACACATGGCAGCGCAAGAAGGAAACCTGAGAGATCTGCAGAGCGCCTTAGATCGGCGCAAATTTGCGGTTGCGAGAGACGGATCATCGCCGCACGGTGCAACACCTCTTCACGTTGCTGTTGTATTTGGAAACACCACCGTTATCAGGTAAATTAATATGGAAATTTAATGGACAATTAACGAAATGAAACGATCGTCTTTCCTTTAAGATATCTGGCAGGCAGGTTTCCAGAAACCGCGCATGCGATCGATCTCGATGGCCGAACTCCTTTGCACTATGCAGCCACCATAGCGGACAACGGCCATTACTACAACCTTCTACTTCATTTGGGTGCCAATCCTTTAGTTCAAGACAATGTGAGTACATTGTGTCGATAAGCGAACGCCTTTCATCGGTTTAATTAAAGGAAACGAGATCAATATTGGACACGAGTGTGGAGTTGGATAAATTGATTTAAAAACTACATCGATCTATGTATTGCTGATTTTATGATTGGTGCAGTTGGGTCAAAAGGCGGACTATTACAAACAGAACCAATCGGAATTTTCCCATAAATCGCTTCTCCGCGATTTCGGAGTTAACGAGAAGCTCGCCGACGAGATGTTGGTGGACAAAGGTATTTTATTCAAACAACGAGCACTTACGAGCACCATCGTTCACTAACGAACCGTACTCCGTGCTACGATCGTTTACAGCGATTTGCGTTTTTACTCTCGAAACATAGAAATACCATCTAAACTATATTAGTTGCCAGTAGTTACGGACCAACTTGTACTTATCGATCGTCATCGTCACGTTTCTTGTTTCTTCGCACGCGTTAGTTTTCCCATCGTCTATCAAGATCGTCGTGGCAATTTACATAATCTTTGTTATACGGTAATCGAAAGGTAACCAGAGAATggtcgattaattaattaattagaaaaatgtttaatcggAATAATCGATTAAAATCGGTTGAGGTGGTAGAATTTGCCGAAACGTTCAACAACCAAAACAACGTAAATAATCATTCCTGACCGATTAATCTATCCACGGTTGTTCACGTTTTCGTTTCTTCCGCTTCTTCCGCTTCTTCCACCGTCGGACGTCCTCGCGCCGATGTGATGTGCACGTTCGAGGAAAACAGTTCCCGGAGGCGACACGTATTCCGCGCGTCGAGACATAACCGAACCAGAGACCCTGGCTACCTTGGAGAGATGTTTCCGTCTTCTGATCGGCGTAAGACACGGTACGACGCCAAAATCTGCTGGGAACTCCGGCACACTGATCGGCCGTTGCCTGACGCGGCCCGTATTCGATCGTATCAAGCACCGTGTGAC is a window of Bombus affinis isolate iyBomAffi1 chromosome 12, iyBomAffi1.2, whole genome shotgun sequence DNA encoding:
- the LOC126922799 gene encoding uncharacterized protein LOC126922799 isoform X1; this encodes MKMMNPTTLKSWLLRGELEKLEHVVLEGRGARLLGEYSPDLRTRVFLKGLPNYLTKISFVHDAVSRGSLAETQKLVTEEPKKKLAIAKDPAGTPLLHKAVYHDHQDIVEWLAHNFPIAVQQKDKEGRTALHYCAACKDPEAIWDVLIENDCDASIIDKKGNPASYYLEHSSEIELPEAENMSRRKTNSGKEPLDFKPSNIRIWIHNRDIGKLQRVLWEGHGNKLRTETSNNLRVKRFLEAVPFIMSTTKDIHAATVNNDLEGLRGTVEASSPIVLCAKDGNGLNALHKAAGLGHTEIAREILGKFPFVVEAQDNDGKTPLHYAAAAKDDGTLYNLITEYGADESKLDHKQKAPAFYKNRPSDIDQSLLTVIPEAPRVAGSSYPKHWDWRILEAEQAISKGMKKASSADIDSSFGSAESTTKSLSRSMEQIKNVEEDREKEQQGNAEDTENREGAEDTENIKNAEDAEDAEDAEGAEGAEDAEDAEDAANRESAEPAENTGDTENTENTENREEEENAEHAEESKEPETTENKEEHEGVNVEDTEERSSDDDVVTGTAVPETEENSNAENEDAEESKPKGIEGEEERKEEEEKEEEEEEGAPKMEEERNEPSTGDSGVDDPGNDEDQQVIVGEHEELPEAEVNEGSMTADPEIEKLLETGNMEQLAALVLSGEGRRLVGRHSGNPELQAFIDRVPSYMGKIHAVHMAAQEGNLRDLQSALDRRKFAVARDGSSPHGATPLHVAVVFGNTTVIRYLAGRFPETAHAIDLDGRTPLHYAATIADNGHYYNLLLHLGANPLVQDNLGQKADYYKQNQSEFSHKSLLRDFGVNEKLADEMLVDKVPGGDTYSARRDITEPETLATLERCFRLLIGVRHDDKPVDIAIFREEEGRYLASSLGDPLIRGLTEVANTRPNDPVTYLATYLYNFANKRKNSAQQQEPNVLIIPDRAEENIENVENENGDEDAGYPQSPDSDVPESAFSNPNRDEHGQSVIHFAAIRSYPKDGLFHLLQESQVNVGFRDELYRTARDVAELANIRENMDEIDRYVAYLTARGETEKLVELLLEGYDHILDVEDEGINIVEIAAQRRREATVQFLQSIPNYVTQREQVHHEIRTGNVARVKELLGTNNGGGKLLAMGKNSMGRCALHIAVLRENEEMVRYIARTYPETLRIGDNLERTALHYAMGLPSVEELSNVLIKAGAKRIVKDLKSRQPSYYFMNKSDIERLREEEESFVK
- the LOC126922799 gene encoding uncharacterized protein LOC126922799 isoform X2 translates to MKMMNPTTLKSWLLRGELEKLEHVVLEGRGARLLGEYSPDLRTRVFLKGLPNYLTKISFVHDAVSRGSLAETQKLVTEEPKKKLAIAKDPAGTPLLHKAVYHDHQDIVEWLAHNFPIAVQQKDKEGRTALHYCAACKDPEAIWDVLIENDCDASIIDKKGNPASYYLEHSSEIELPEAENMSRRKTNSGKEPLDFKPSNIRIWIHNRDIGKLQRVLWEGHGNKLRTETSNNLRVKRFLEAVPFIMSTTKDIHAATVNNDLEGLRGTVEASSPIVLCAKDGNGLNALHKAAGLGHTEIAREILGKFPFVVEAQDNDGKTPLHYAAAAKDDGTLYNLITEYGADESKLDHKQKAPAFYKNRPSDIDQSLLTVIPEAPRVAGSSYPKHWDWRILEAEQAISKGMKKASSADIDSSFGSAESTTKSLSRSMEQIKNVEEDREKEQQGNAEDTENREGAEDTENIKNAEDAEDAEDAEGAEGAEDAEDAEDAANRESAEPAENTGDTENTENTENREEEENAEHAEESKEPETTENKEEHEGVNVEDTEERSSDDDVVTGTAVPETEENSNAENEDAEESKPKGIEGEEERKEEEEKEEEEEEGAPKMEEERNEPSTGDSGVDDPGNDEDQVIVGEHEELPEAEVNEGSMTADPEIEKLLETGNMEQLAALVLSGEGRRLVGRHSGNPELQAFIDRVPSYMGKIHAVHMAAQEGNLRDLQSALDRRKFAVARDGSSPHGATPLHVAVVFGNTTVIRYLAGRFPETAHAIDLDGRTPLHYAATIADNGHYYNLLLHLGANPLVQDNLGQKADYYKQNQSEFSHKSLLRDFGVNEKLADEMLVDKVPGGDTYSARRDITEPETLATLERCFRLLIGVRHDDKPVDIAIFREEEGRYLASSLGDPLIRGLTEVANTRPNDPVTYLATYLYNFANKRKNSAQQQEPNVLIIPDRAEENIENVENENGDEDAGYPQSPDSDVPESAFSNPNRDEHGQSVIHFAAIRSYPKDGLFHLLQESQVNVGFRDELYRTARDVAELANIRENMDEIDRYVAYLTARGETEKLVELLLEGYDHILDVEDEGINIVEIAAQRRREATVQFLQSIPNYVTQREQVHHEIRTGNVARVKELLGTNNGGGKLLAMGKNSMGRCALHIAVLRENEEMVRYIARTYPETLRIGDNLERTALHYAMGLPSVEELSNVLIKAGAKRIVKDLKSRQPSYYFMNKSDIERLREEEESFVK
- the LOC126922799 gene encoding uncharacterized protein LOC126922799 isoform X5 is translated as MKMMNPTTLKSWLLRGELEKLEHVVLEGRGARLLGEYSPDLRTRVFLKGLPNYLTKISFVHDAVSRGSLAETQKLVTEEPKKKLAIAKDPAGTPLLHKAVYHDHQDIVEWLAHNFPIAVQQKDKEGRTALHYCAACKDPEAIWDVLIENDCDASIIDKKGNPASYYLEHSSEIELPEAENMSRRKTNSGKEPLDFKPSNIRIWIHNRDIGKLQRVLWEGHGNKLRTETSNNLRVKRFLEAVPFIMSTTKDIHAATVNNDLEGLRGTVEASSPIVLCAKDGNGLNALHKAAGLGHTEIAREILGKFPFVVEAQDNDGKTPLHYAAAAKDDGTLYNLITEYGADESKLDHKQKAPAFYKNRPSDIDQSLLTVIPEAPRVAGSSYPKHWDWRILEAEQAISKGMKKASSADIDSSFGSAESTTKSLSRSMEQIKNVEEDREKEQQGNAEDTENREGAEDTENIKNAEDAEDAEDAEGAEGAEDAEDAEDAANRESAEPAENTGDTENTENTENREEEENAEHAEESKEPETTENKEEHEGVNVEDTEERSSDDDVVTGTAVPETEENSNAENEDAEESKPKGIEGEEERKEEEEKEEEEEEGAPKMEEERNEPSTGDSGVDDPGNDEDQGKIHAVHMAAQEGNLRDLQSALDRRKFAVARDGSSPHGATPLHVAVVFGNTTVIRYLAGRFPETAHAIDLDGRTPLHYAATIADNGHYYNLLLHLGANPLVQDNLGQKADYYKQNQSEFSHKSLLRDFGVNEKLADEMLVDKVPGGDTYSARRDITEPETLATLERCFRLLIGVRHDDKPVDIAIFREEEGRYLASSLGDPLIRGLTEVANTRPNDPVTYLATYLYNFANKRKNSAQQQEPNVLIIPDRAEENIENVENENGDEDAGYPQSPDSDVPESAFSNPNRDEHGQSVIHFAAIRSYPKDGLFHLLQESQVNVGFRDELYRTARDVAELANIRENMDEIDRYVAYLTARGETEKLVELLLEGYDHILDVEDEGINIVEIAAQRRREATVQFLQSIPNYVTQREQVHHEIRTGNVARVKELLGTNNGGGKLLAMGKNSMGRCALHIAVLRENEEMVRYIARTYPETLRIGDNLERTALHYAMGLPSVEELSNVLIKAGAKRIVKDLKSRQPSYYFMNKSDIERLREEEESFVK
- the LOC126922799 gene encoding uncharacterized protein LOC126922799 isoform X4; protein product: MKMMNPTTLKSWLLRGELEKLEHVVLEGRGARLLGEYSPDLRTRVFLKGLPNYLTKISFVHDAVSRGSLAETQKLVTEEPKKKLAIAKDPAGTPLLHKAVYHDHQDIVEWLAHNFPIAVQQKDKEGRTALHYCAACKDPEAIWDVLIENDCDASIIDKKGNPASYYLEHSSEIELPEAENMSRRKTNSGKEPLDFKPSNIRIWIHNRDIGKLQRVLWEGHGNKLRTETSNNLRVKRFLEAVPFIMSTTKDIHAATVNNDLEGLRGTVEASSPIVLCAKDGNGLNALHKAAGLGHTEIAREILGKFPFVVEAQDNDGKTPLHYAAAAKDDGTLYNLITEYGADESKLDHKQKAPAFYKNRPSDIDQSLLTVIPEAPRVAGSSYPKHWDWRILEAEQAISKGMKKASSADIDSSFGSAESTTKSLSRSMEQIKNVEEDREKEQQGNAEDTENREGAEDTENIKNAEDAEDAEDAEGAEGAEDAEDAEDAANRESAEPAENTGDTENTENTENREEEENAEHAEESKEPETTENKEEHEGVNVEDTEERSSDDDVVTGTAVPETEENSNAENEDAEESKPKGIEGEEERKEEEEKEEEEEEGAPKMEEERNEPSTGDSGVDDPGNDEDQQVIVGEHEELPEAEVNEGSMTADPEIEKLLETGNMEQLAALVLSGEGRRLVGRHSGNPELQAFIDRVPSYMGKIHAVHMAAQEGNLRDLQSALDRRKFAVARDGSSPHGATPLHVAVVFGNTTVIRYLAGRFPETAHAIDLDGRTPLHYAATIADNGHYYNLLLHLGANPLVQDNLGQKADYYKQNQSEFSHKSLLRDFGVNEKLADEMLVDKDDKPVDIAIFREEEGRYLASSLGDPLIRGLTEVANTRPNDPVTYLATYLYNFANKRKNSAQQQEPNVLIIPDRAEENIENVENENGDEDAGYPQSPDSDVPESAFSNPNRDEHGQSVIHFAAIRSYPKDGLFHLLQESQVNVGFRDELYRTARDVAELANIRENMDEIDRYVAYLTARGETEKLVELLLEGYDHILDVEDEGINIVEIAAQRRREATVQFLQSIPNYVTQREQVHHEIRTGNVARVKELLGTNNGGGKLLAMGKNSMGRCALHIAVLRENEEMVRYIARTYPETLRIGDNLERTALHYAMGLPSVEELSNVLIKAGAKRIVKDLKSRQPSYYFMNKSDIERLREEEESFVK
- the LOC126922799 gene encoding uncharacterized protein LOC126922799 isoform X6 codes for the protein MKMMNPTTLKSWLLRGELEKLEHVVLEGRGARLLGEYSPDLRTRVFLKGLPNYLTKISFVHDAVSRGSLAETQKLVTEEPKKKLAIAKDPAGTPLLHKAVYHDHQDIVEWLAHNFPIAVQQKDKEGRTALHYCAACKDPEAIWDVLIENDCDASIIDKKGNPASYYLEHSSEIELPEAENMSRRKTNSGKEPLDFKPSNIRIWIHNRDIGKLQRVLWEGHGNKLRTETSNNLRVKRFLEAVPFIMSTTKDIHAATVNNDLEGLRGTVEASSPIVLCAKDGNGLNALHKAAGLGHTEIAREILGKFPFVVEAQDNDGKTPLHYAAAAKDDGTLYNLITEYGADESKLDHIKNVEEDREKEQQGNAEDTENREGAEDTENIKNAEDAEDAEDAEGAEGAEDAEDAEDAANRESAEPAENTGDTENTENTENREEEENAEHAEESKEPETTENKEEHEGVNVEDTEERSSDDDVVTGTAVPETEENSNAENEDAEESKPKGIEGEEERKEEEEKEEEEEEGAPKMEEERNEPSTGDSGVDDPGNDEDQQVIVGEHEELPEAEVNEGSMTADPEIEKLLETGNMEQLAALVLSGEGRRLVGRHSGNPELQAFIDRVPSYMGKIHAVHMAAQEGNLRDLQSALDRRKFAVARDGSSPHGATPLHVAVVFGNTTVIRYLAGRFPETAHAIDLDGRTPLHYAATIADNGHYYNLLLHLGANPLVQDNLGQKADYYKQNQSEFSHKSLLRDFGVNEKLADEMLVDKVPGGDTYSARRDITEPETLATLERCFRLLIGVRHDDKPVDIAIFREEEGRYLASSLGDPLIRGLTEVANTRPNDPVTYLATYLYNFANKRKNSAQQQEPNVLIIPDRAEENIENVENENGDEDAGYPQSPDSDVPESAFSNPNRDEHGQSVIHFAAIRSYPKDGLFHLLQESQVNVGFRDELYRTARDVAELANIRENMDEIDRYVAYLTARGETEKLVELLLEGYDHILDVEDEGINIVEIAAQRRREATVQFLQSIPNYVTQREQVHHEIRTGNVARVKELLGTNNGGGKLLAMGKNSMGRCALHIAVLRENEEMVRYIARTYPETLRIGDNLERTALHYAMGLPSVEELSNVLIKAGAKRIVKDLKSRQPSYYFMNKSDIERLREEEESFVK